In the genome of Triticum urartu cultivar G1812 chromosome 5, Tu2.1, whole genome shotgun sequence, one region contains:
- the LOC125555435 gene encoding uncharacterized protein LOC125555435 has translation MSSKSKKGSPLSRKRYLAESGESSKPKKSRRGPDPLDTIRFRPLKDGPMITADLVEFYTRQFGQDLFMKVNKKERYIDVRFADKESADSVERNFQLPWQMPPFDMVLTNTIDGSQIITPGEVKMYQPPRDLDHDNTQPSVPLCWNNPHPVIFEFPEKKDEAADDASPAADESSPAADLPPRVQKPKSTKPRRQPRVIAKYPPTAQPPPPSSRPPFREPKWPTPPPHITA, from the exons ATGTCGAGCAAGAGCAAGAAAGGATCTCCTCTGAGCAGGAAAAGATATCTTGCCGAGTCTGGCGAAAGTTCCAAGCCAAAAAAGAGTAGGCGGGGCCCCGATCCCTTGGACACCATTAGGTTTCGTCCACTAAAAGATGGACCGATGATTACTGCAGATCTGGTGGAATTTTATACACGTCAGTTTGGTCAG GATCTTTTCATGAAAGTGAATAAGAAGGAACGCTATATTGATGTGCGGTTTGCCGACAAGGAGTCTGCGGACAGTGTTGAACGAAATTTTCAACTTCCTTGGCAGATGCCTCCTTTCGACATGGTTTTGACAAATACCATTGATGGGTCTCAGATAATTA CCCCTGGAGAAGTTAAAATGTACCAGCCTCCCCGTGATCTTGATCATGATAATACACAG CCAAGTGTTCCCCTGTGTTGGAACAACCCACACCCTGTTATATTTGAATTTCCTGAGAAGAAGGATGAAGCGGCTGATGATGCAAGTCCAGCGGCTGATGAGTCAAGTCCAGCGGCTGATTTGCCTCCTCGGGTGCAGAAGCCTAAAAGTACCAAGCCACGTCGTCAGCCTCGGGTGATAGCCAAGTATCCTCCAACTGCTCAGCCACCTCCTCCATCTTCACGCCCTCCCTTCCGTGAACCTAAGTGGCCGACTCCACCTCCACATATTACTGCATGA
- the LOC125506923 gene encoding uncharacterized protein LOC125506923, whose product MPPRRKISLLSPEAVPPPARRPRRMSPRLSPAAEAQTSQLTTPGDRRGLFSCLYSGECDEPPDFCLKFDLMETIPDYYEEAIDRLPIEDLPADAADKLMTSMGRSALSLGLLDPASNIILNTIALLRRDFPDPPLHGTRRSSRLARPSRHTTLSRRDTWARVAGASYLALRSFMVSYFGCLSEEQATRYLHWARGDLVRAVLLVEHDLYNAELPIPNPASQRTQAALKCAAIYVSHPAPDVLVRLQASPLPQQWLDAAAPFLKPQGRKLTLDDVELIVRMLRHQDGAPLDLQVKLLPDSGELTVYYRNFNPDEAHLSTHNTNSVNHGGNFSLVTYKVERHGDRLASLFPQSPRDRRSMISSCLEDAEKAYRRGGLVESCCGDACEYTESLRMRLHSTIHAIYLKVFTMLPRSMRLIRDILFAGHCYGPMDPVSNIIVNSIWHSIVYPLPLTEIEEYHIIDALSMLRVEVRSLEGLITLVRGNFDSGCSTQQVMEHLSLKCCDLSQETHTLQQFAAAAAAARHPQHAALGSFLASLTPNVLYDLRRLLTTGTNGVISPESLGQIEQFLRYKAVTLDPEPRKVSELCEEAKVTLQRMKSYYDSMSLYLCSKLEQLLQKYASEHPLEPKYVLTVICGMVAGSESLDRECYHVNFVAASKSRTAGNKLFFAELNWSCPGEQAKPDFCCPLPLIHTGRCYYGKGTARKIVYPDSVDFLECDHDITADGTEHTDGMLDVDLMFDFRSDAQFADDMMEYCEHQKKLLQEGDEY is encoded by the exons ATGCCGCCGCGGCGCAAGATTTCGCTGCTCTCTCCGGAAGCCGTGCCGCCGCCGGCTCGGCGGCCGCGCCGCATGAGTCCGCGGCTCTCTCCGGCCGCCGAAGCGCAGACATCGCAGCTGACGACGCCGGGAGATCGAAGGGGGCTCTTCTCGTGCTTGTACAGCGGCGAGTGCGACGAGCCCCCTGACTTCTGTCTCAAATTCGATCTCATGGAGACCATCCCCGACTATTACGAGGAGGCGATCGACCGGCTGCCCATCGAAGACCTGCCAGCGGACGCCGCCGACAAGCTGATGACATCCATGGGCAGATCCGCCCTCTCCCTCGGCCTCCTCGACCCCGCCTCCAACATCATCCTCAACACcatcgccctcctccggcgcgaCTTCCCGGATCCGCCTCTGCACGGCACGAGGAGGTCCAGCAGGCTGGCGCGACCCAGCCGGCACACTACTCTCTCCCGCAGAGACACCTGGGCCAGAGTTGCTGGGGCATCCTACCTCGCTCTCCGCAGCTTCATGGTGAGCTACTTCGGATGCCTTAGTGAAGAACAGGCCACACGCTACCTCCACTGGGCACGCGGTGATCTCGTCCGGGCCGTCCTGCTGGTCGAGCACGATCTGTACAATGCCGAGCTTCCGATCCCCAACCCGGCCTCCCAAAGGACGCAAGCCGCCCTCAAGTGTGCCGCAATCTATGTGTCGCACCCTGCGCCTGATGTCCTTGTGCGGCTCCAGGCGTCGCCCCTGCCCCAACAGTGGCTTGACGCCGCCGCCCCGTTCCTCAAGCCGCAAGGGCGCAAGCTCACCCTCGATGATGTTGAGCTCATCGTGCGTATGCTGCGCCACCAGGACGGTGCCCCCCTTGATCTCCAGGTCAAGTTGCTGCCAGACAGTGGTGAACTCACCGTTTACTATCGCAACTTCAATCCAGACGAAGCACATCTATCAACCCACAACACAAACTCTGTGAATCATGGAGGTAACTTCTCCCTGGTCACCTACAAGGTTGAGCGACATGGAGACCGCTTGGCATCCCTATTCCCCCAGTCCCCCCGGGACAGGAGATCCATGATATCATCTTGTTTGGAAGATGCTGAGAAAGCCTATCGAAGGGGCGGTCTGGTGGAGAGTTGCTGTGGCGATGCCTGCGAATACACCGAGTCTCTCAGGATGCGGCTTCACAGCACGATCCACGCCATCTATCTAAAAGTGTTCACCATGCTGCCGCGCTCTATGCGGCTCATCCGCGACATCTTGTTCGCTGGCCACTGCTATGGCCCCATGGACCCTGTCTCCAACATCATTGTCAACTCCATTTGGCACAGCATTGTCTACCCGCTACCCTTGACCGAAATCGAAGAGTATCACATCATCGACGCCCTATCTATGCTTCGCGTGGAGGTCCGTTCCTTGGAAGGCCTCATCACCCTTGTCCGAGGAAACTTTGATTCTGGCTGCTCGACGCAGCAGGTGATGGAGCACCTCTCCTTGAAATGCTGTGACCTTTCCCAGGAGACGCACACCTTGCAGCAGTTTGCTGCCGCAGCCGCAGCCGCTCGACACCCACAACATGCTGCACTAGGGTCATTCCTTGCGTCCCTGACGCCCAATGTGCTGTATGACCTACGGCGTTTATTGACGACTGGCACCAATGGTGTGATCTCTCCTGAATCTCTTGGCCAAATAGAGCAGTTCCTCCGATATAAAGCAGTGACGTTGGATCCCGAACCTCGCAAGGTGTCCGAATTGTGCGAGGAGGCTAAGGTGACTCTGCAAAGAATGAAGTCATATTATGACAGCATGAGCTTGTACCTTTGCTCTAAGCTTGAACAACTGCTGCAGAAATATGCCTCTGAGCATCCTCTG GAACCAAAATATGTGCTAACTGTTATCTGTGGTATGGTGGCTGGTTCCGAGTCCTTAGACAGGGAGTGCTACCACGTCAATTTTGTGGCTGCTTCCAAATCAAGGACTGCTGGTAACAAACTCTTCTTCGCTGAACTCAATTGGTCGTGTCCTGGTGAGCAGGCAAAACCAGATTTCTGCTGCCCTCTACCCCTGATACATACTG GCCGTTGCTACTATGGAAAGGGAACCGCGAGGAAGATTGTGTATCCAGATTCAGTAGACTTTCTTGAGTGTGATCATGATATTACCGCCGATGGAACTGAGCACACGGACGGGATGCTGGACGTGGATTTAATGTTCGATTTTAGGAGTGACGCCCAGTTTGCAGACGATATGATGGAGTACTGTGAGCATCAAAAAAAGTTGTTGCAGGAGGGCGATGAGTATTAA